From the Deinococcus taeanensis genome, the window GTCGTTGGCGACGTGCGGGTCGTTCGCGCAGGCGAAGAAGGTTTCGCTGTTCAAGGTGTGCCGGGCTTTGACCTGGGCGCGGTTCGCCAGGTCGTAGGCGTCCCGGGACCAGCTCTCCTCGCGGATGCGTTCGCATGCACCGAGCAGGGCGTCCATGCCGGCGTCGTCGAGCACCTCAGCGATCACCTCGGCATTGTAGGAAAGCCCGCCGTTGGTGAAGTTGGCGCTGCCGAACAGGGCGCCGCTGGGCAGCCACAGCACTTTCGCGTGCAGGGCGTCCCGGAACGCCACCTGTGCGCCGCGCTGCGCGAGTTGCTCAGCCATCATCAGGGTGTCGGCGTGGTTGATGAAGCTCCGGCGCGCCTCGCTCAGGTTCTCGTCGATGACGTTCAGCAGGGTTCGCTCCACGTCGAAATCAAGCTCCTGGGCGAGCAGCGCCGCCCGCTCCGTGTGGAGGGTCACGATGCGTTCGAGGAGCGGAATGGGCACGAGTTCATGCGGCGGCTTCACGACGACCTGCAGCAGGTGTTTCGAGCTGAGCAGACCCAGGATGTCCAGCAGGGTCACGGAGTGCCGGTGGGCACCAAACAGGCTGTGGTACGGGCCCAGGTCCGTGGCGTCGAATGCCACGTTCTTCAGCCAGGGGGTCACCAGCCAGATC encodes:
- a CDS encoding phospholipase D-like domain-containing protein, which translates into the protein MKIHVTDRTNRTKQLIARMLLEAADHQPSTIWLVTPWLKNVAFDATDLGPYHSLFGAHRHSVTLLDILGLLSSKHLLQVVVKPPHELVPIPLLERIVTLHTERAALLAQELDFDVERTLLNVIDENLSEARRSFINHADTLMMAEQLAQRGAQVAFRDALHAKVLWLPSGALFGSANFTNGGLSYNAEVIAEVLDDAGMDALLGACERIREESWSRDAYDLANRAQVKARHTLNSETFFACANDPHVANDPSFRPLLEYLGGLYR